In one Nicotiana tomentosiformis chromosome 6, ASM39032v3, whole genome shotgun sequence genomic region, the following are encoded:
- the LOC104111629 gene encoding probably inactive leucine-rich repeat receptor-like protein kinase At5g48380 has translation MTGPFTNMALDNRALTTLASILIYLVLSLDVCCAVQSDIDCLKSVKESLEDPLNYLGSTWNFDNQTEGFICKFTGIQCWHPDESKVLSITLPDMGLKGRFPRGIQNCTSMTSLDLSSNELNGSIPSDISKIIGFVVILDLSSNNLSGQIPVDLANCSFLNDIKLDNNQLTGQIPPQIGLLGRLKTFNVANNRLTGPVPNFINASIPAESYANNAGLCGDPLTRCEGSSKKPRTGIIVGAAVGGVTLGAVFVILCTFFYLRKISRMKKKEEDPEGNKWAKSIKGSKTIQLSMFDKSASKMRLSDLMKATNNFSKSNIIGSASTGTFYKAVLDDGTSLMVKRLQNTQHSEKEFVSEMDTLGKVKHRNLVPLLGFCMAKKERLLVYKDMPNGTLHDKLHSVSEGEKTLEWHMRLKIGLGAAKGFAWLHHNCNPRIIHRNISSKCILLDVEFEPKISDFGLARLMNPIDTHLSTFVNGEFGDFGYVAPEYARTLMATPKGDVYSFGVVLLELVTGERPTSVIKAPETFKGNLVEWISNLSGESKLQDAIDHSLSGKGYDTEIFQVLKVACRCVLSAPKERPTMFEVYQFLRAIGERYHFTTEDDILMMPSESDDVGHQLDELIVAQ, from the exons ATGACCGGGCCTTTCACCAACATGGCATTGGATAATAGAGCTCTTACCACTCTTGCTTCTATTTTGATCTACTTGGTCTTGAGTCTCGATGTTTGCTGTGCTGTTCAAAGTGACATTGACTGTCTGAAATCTGTAAAAGAGTCATTAGAAGATCCATTAAATTACTTGGGGTCAACATGGAACTTCGATAATCAGACCGAAGGTTTCATCTGCAAATTTACTGGGATTCAGTGTTGGCATCCGGATGAAAGCAAGGTTCTGAGTATCACTCTTCCTGACATGGGTCTTAAGGGAAGGTTTCCACGTGGTATTCAGAATTGTACCTCTATGACATCATTAGATCTTTCGAGCAACGAGCTCAATGGAAGTATTCCATCTGATATCTCCAAAATTATAGGTTTTGTGGTAATCCTGGATCTCTCATCCAACAACCTATCAGGGCAAATCCCAGTGGATCTCGCAAACTGCTCTTTTTTGAATGACATTAAACTTGACAACAACCAGTTGACGGGTCAAATTCCTCCACAAATTGGCCTGCTTGGTCGGCTCAAGACATTTAATGTAGCAAACAATCGATTGACCGGACCAGTTCCAAATttcataaatgcatctattcCCGCTGAGAGCTATGCCAATAATGCAGGACTCTGTGGAGATCCGTTAACTCGTTGCGAGGGTTCTTCCAAGAAACCCCGTACAGGAATCATCGTCGGTGCAGCTGTTGGTGGGGTGACTTTAGGTGCTGTATTTGTGATCCTCTGTACGTTCTTCTACTTGAGAAAGATATCCAGGatgaagaaaaaggaagaagatCCTGAAGGGAATAAATGGGCGAAGAGTATTAAGGGTAGCAAGACAATCCAG CTTTCAATGTTTGATAAGTCTGCTTCAAAAATGAGATTAAGTGATCTCATGAAGGCCACTAACAACTTCAGCAAAAGCAATATCATCGGGTCAGCAAGTACCGGGACTTTCTACAAAGCAGTACTTGACGATGGTACTTCACTTATGGTTAAGAGATTGCAGAATACTCAACATTCAGAGAAAGAGTTTGTATCTGAGATGGATACTTTGGGAAAGGTAAAGCACCGTAACTTGGTTCCTCTTTTAGGTTTCTGCATGGCAAAAAAAGAAAGGCTGTTGGTCTACAAGGACATGCCAAATGGCACCTTGCACGATAAGCTACATTCGGTGAGTGAAGGGGAAAAAACGCTCGAGTGGCATATGAGACTTAAGATTGGCCTTGGAGCAGCCAAAGGATTTGCATGGCTTCACCACAACTGCAATCCTCGTATTATTCACAGAAACATTAGTTCTAAATGCATCTTGTTGGACGTGGAATTTGAaccaaaaatatcagattttggacTCGCTAGGCTCATGAATCCAATTGACACTCATTTGAGTACCTTCGTCAATGGAGAATTCGGGGACTTTGGTTATGTTGCTCCTGAGTACGCTCGCACTCTTATGGCTACACCAAAAGGTGATGTGTACAGTTTCGGTGTTGTACTTCTTGAGTTAGTAACTGGTGAGAGACCGACCTCTGTCATCAAAGCTCCCGAGACCTTTAAGGGAAATCTCGTGGAATGGATTTCAAATCTCTCTGGTGAATCTAAGCTTCAAGATGCGATTGACCATTCGTTGTCTGGTAAAGGTTATGACACTGAGATTTTCCAGGTCCTTAAAGTTGCTTGTCGGTGTGTGTTGTCTGCTCCTAAGGAGAGGCCGACAATGTTTGAAGTGTACCAGTTTCTGAGAGCCATCGGAGAGCGATATCATTTCACAACTGAAGATGACATTTTGATGATGCCTTCAGAGAGTGATGATGTTGGACATCAACTGGACGAACTCATCGTTGCTCAATAA